The following coding sequences are from one Eretmochelys imbricata isolate rEreImb1 chromosome 12, rEreImb1.hap1, whole genome shotgun sequence window:
- the IRX5 gene encoding iroquois-class homeodomain protein IRX-5 isoform X2, translating into MSYPQGYLYQPSASLALYSCPAYSTSVIAGPRTDELGRSSSGSAFSPYAGSTAFTAPSPGYNSHLQYGTDPAAAAAFTSYVGSPYDHTPGMAGSLGYHPYAAPLGSYPYGDPAYRKNATRDATATLKAWLNEHRKNPYPTKGEKIMLAIITKMTLTQVSTWFANARRRLKKENKMTWTPRNRSEDEEEEENIDLEKNDEDEPQKLEEKGDPEAPETGDEQKAAPGCERLQEPHSPAGQEAEGGLSDSDCKEPPEERLEGRPGPPKAAGPAALVQCPAGRILQQAAGGEEIQHQYRPPSAAAAAPHPGELHPITPSSNSTSVIHSPQQAALAKPKLWSLAEIATSADKSKESSSEVSPGAGPTQGPPLAGSSTSHSPSRSPSSQCPFPNSAVLSRSLYYASPFYPGYTNYSTFGHLHSHAGTNPAAGAPSSHFNGLNQTILNRAETLAKETKMIRSQSQVDLCKDSPYELKKGMSNI; encoded by the exons ATGTCGTATCCTCAGGGTTACTTGTACCAGCCATCCGCTTCCTTGGCTCTCTACTCCTGCCCGGCTTACAGTACCAGCGTGATCGCGGGACCCAGGACCGATGAACTTGGGAGATCTTCCTCGGGCTCCGCTTTCTCGCCTTACGCCGGATCTACCGCCTTCACCGCCCCTTCTCCGGGTTACAACTCCCACCTCCAGTACGGCACAGACCCGGCAGCCGCCGCCGCCTTCACTTCGTACGTG GGCTCACCCTACGACCACACACCAGGTATGGCAGGTTCCCTGGGGTACCATCCCTACGCGGCGCCCCTGGGCTCCTACCCCTATGGAGATCCAGCCTACCGAAAAAATGCCACCCGGGATGCCACCGCCACCCTCAAGGCCTGGCTGAACGAGCACCGCAAGAACCCCTACCCCACCAAGGGCGAGAAGATCATGCTGGCCATCATCACCAAAATGACCCTCACCCAGGTCTCCACCTGGTTCGCCAACGCCCGGAGGAGGCTCAAAAAGGAGAATAAAATGACCTGGACCCCCAGGAATCGGAGCGAGGacgaggaagaagaggagaataTCGACCTCGAGAAAAACGACGAGGATGAGCCCCAGAAGCTGGAGGAAAAAGGCGACCCGGAGGCTCCGGAGACAG GAGACGAGCAGAAGGCAGCCCCAGGCTGCGAGCGGCTGCAGGAACCCCATTCCCCGGCGGGCCAGGAGGCCGAGGGGGGCCTGAGTGACTCGGATTGTAAAGAGCCTCcggaggagaggctggaggggaGGCCGGGCCCCCCCAAAGCGGCCGGCCCTGCGGCCTTGGTGCAGTGCCCGGCCGGCCGGATCCTGCAGCAGGCGGCTGGCGGCGAGGAGATCCAGCACCAGTACCGGCCCCCTTCGGCAGCCGCGGCCGCCCCCCACCCGGGAGAGCTGCACCCCATCACCCCCTCCAGCAACAGCACGTCGGTGATCCACTCGCCGCAGCAGGCTGCCCTCGCCAAACCCAAACTCTGGTCCCTGGCCGAGATCGCCACCTCCGCGGACAAATCGAAAGAGAGCAGCAGCGAGGTGTCTCCGGGAGCGGGGCCGACCCAGGGCCCTCCCTTGGCCGGGAGCAGCACCTCGCATTCCCCGTCGcggtccccctcctcccagtgcccTTTTCCTAACAGCGCTGTCCTCTCCCGGTCCCTTTACTACGCGTCTCCGTTTTACCCGGGCTACACGAACTATAGCACTTTTGGGCACCTTCACAGCCACGCTGGCACCAACCCGGCAGCCGGAGCCCCCAGCAGCCATTTCAATGGATTAAACCAGACTATTTTAAACAGAGCAGAAACCTTGGCTAAAGAAACTAAAATGATCAGAAGCCAATCCCAAGTAGATCTTTGCAAAGACTCACCTTACGAACTGAAGAAAGGTATGTCCAACATTTAA
- the IRX5 gene encoding iroquois-class homeodomain protein IRX-5 isoform X1, with the protein MSYPQGYLYQPSASLALYSCPAYSTSVIAGPRTDELGRSSSGSAFSPYAGSTAFTAPSPGYNSHLQYGTDPAAAAAFTSYVGSPYDHTPGMAGSLGYHPYAAPLGSYPYGDPAYRKNATRDATATLKAWLNEHRKNPYPTKGEKIMLAIITKMTLTQVSTWFANARRRLKKENKMTWTPRNRSEDEEEEENIDLEKNDEDEPQKLEEKGDPEAPETGGDEQKAAPGCERLQEPHSPAGQEAEGGLSDSDCKEPPEERLEGRPGPPKAAGPAALVQCPAGRILQQAAGGEEIQHQYRPPSAAAAAPHPGELHPITPSSNSTSVIHSPQQAALAKPKLWSLAEIATSADKSKESSSEVSPGAGPTQGPPLAGSSTSHSPSRSPSSQCPFPNSAVLSRSLYYASPFYPGYTNYSTFGHLHSHAGTNPAAGAPSSHFNGLNQTILNRAETLAKETKMIRSQSQVDLCKDSPYELKKGMSNI; encoded by the exons ATGTCGTATCCTCAGGGTTACTTGTACCAGCCATCCGCTTCCTTGGCTCTCTACTCCTGCCCGGCTTACAGTACCAGCGTGATCGCGGGACCCAGGACCGATGAACTTGGGAGATCTTCCTCGGGCTCCGCTTTCTCGCCTTACGCCGGATCTACCGCCTTCACCGCCCCTTCTCCGGGTTACAACTCCCACCTCCAGTACGGCACAGACCCGGCAGCCGCCGCCGCCTTCACTTCGTACGTG GGCTCACCCTACGACCACACACCAGGTATGGCAGGTTCCCTGGGGTACCATCCCTACGCGGCGCCCCTGGGCTCCTACCCCTATGGAGATCCAGCCTACCGAAAAAATGCCACCCGGGATGCCACCGCCACCCTCAAGGCCTGGCTGAACGAGCACCGCAAGAACCCCTACCCCACCAAGGGCGAGAAGATCATGCTGGCCATCATCACCAAAATGACCCTCACCCAGGTCTCCACCTGGTTCGCCAACGCCCGGAGGAGGCTCAAAAAGGAGAATAAAATGACCTGGACCCCCAGGAATCGGAGCGAGGacgaggaagaagaggagaataTCGACCTCGAGAAAAACGACGAGGATGAGCCCCAGAAGCTGGAGGAAAAAGGCGACCCGGAGGCTCCGGAGACAG GAGGAGACGAGCAGAAGGCAGCCCCAGGCTGCGAGCGGCTGCAGGAACCCCATTCCCCGGCGGGCCAGGAGGCCGAGGGGGGCCTGAGTGACTCGGATTGTAAAGAGCCTCcggaggagaggctggaggggaGGCCGGGCCCCCCCAAAGCGGCCGGCCCTGCGGCCTTGGTGCAGTGCCCGGCCGGCCGGATCCTGCAGCAGGCGGCTGGCGGCGAGGAGATCCAGCACCAGTACCGGCCCCCTTCGGCAGCCGCGGCCGCCCCCCACCCGGGAGAGCTGCACCCCATCACCCCCTCCAGCAACAGCACGTCGGTGATCCACTCGCCGCAGCAGGCTGCCCTCGCCAAACCCAAACTCTGGTCCCTGGCCGAGATCGCCACCTCCGCGGACAAATCGAAAGAGAGCAGCAGCGAGGTGTCTCCGGGAGCGGGGCCGACCCAGGGCCCTCCCTTGGCCGGGAGCAGCACCTCGCATTCCCCGTCGcggtccccctcctcccagtgcccTTTTCCTAACAGCGCTGTCCTCTCCCGGTCCCTTTACTACGCGTCTCCGTTTTACCCGGGCTACACGAACTATAGCACTTTTGGGCACCTTCACAGCCACGCTGGCACCAACCCGGCAGCCGGAGCCCCCAGCAGCCATTTCAATGGATTAAACCAGACTATTTTAAACAGAGCAGAAACCTTGGCTAAAGAAACTAAAATGATCAGAAGCCAATCCCAAGTAGATCTTTGCAAAGACTCACCTTACGAACTGAAGAAAGGTATGTCCAACATTTAA